A single region of the Theileria annulata chromosome 4, complete sequence, *** SEQUENCING IN PROGRESS *** genome encodes:
- a CDS encoding acetyl-coenzyme A synthetase, putative (Tap349h10.p1c.C.cand.160 - score = 41.55), whose product MESNKRFSRFVLNRTSTDAANDDFEVVTSSYDIDSLYEPKPIPGHKFNISTFDQYERMYGESISNSDEFWGKIAKSSLHWISPYTKVSEGDFVDKNYAWFLNGKLNACYNCVDRWAEVRPDAVAIIYEGDEPEDQRKVTFNELKMNVCKVANVLKMLGVRKGDCVTIYMPTIPELCYSILACARLGAVHSVVFGGFSATSLAERIHDSNSHIVITADGGLRATKHIKTKDIMDDALTRCAFVTHCLVFRNIGSDVKMTPGRDLWMHEAMESVRPYCPVETMDSEDVLFILYTSGSTGKPKGLAHTTGGYLVYAYATVRYIFDSHEGDVFGCMADVGWITGHTYVIYGPLLNGITTVMFGSLPNYPTPERYWNIVQEHGLTQFYTAPTAIRSLMKFGDDPLKGHNLSSLRVLGSVGEPINPEAWKWYYNVVGNGKVPVVDSYWQTETGGIIISPIPGVTFTKPGSATYPFFGIELAIIDANTGEELEGNNCSGLLCIKKPWPGMFRTIFGDHSRIHETYFPTKYPYYFTGDGAFRDKHGYIWISGRIDDTINVSGHRLCSAEIEYALTQVDIVSEAAVVGYPHALKGQGIFCFVSLKEASLRLPKEEVIGRLKMSIRHYVGPFATPDVVLITPNLPKTRSGKIMRRILRRLASKKFHDFGDVSTLANPEVVHQLIEDVKQVQ is encoded by the exons ATGGAAAGCAATAAGAGGTTTTCTAGGTTTGTGCTAAACAGAACGTCAACTGACGCTGCGAACGATGACTTCGAGGTGGTAACCTCATCCTACGACATTGACTCACTATACGAACCAAAACCAATTCCTGGACATAAATTCAATATCAGCACTTTC GACCAATATGAGCGTATGTATGGAGAGAGTATATCTAATAGTGACGAGTTTTGGGGTAAAATAGCCAAGTCAAGTCTACACTGGATTTCACCCTACACCAAGGTGTCCGAAGGTGATTTTGTGGATAAAAACTACGCATGGTTCCTGAACGGAAAGCTGAACGCCTGCTATAACTGCGTTGACAGGTGGGCAGAGGTTCGGCCAGACGCAGTAGCTATAATTTACGAAGGAGACGAACCTGAAGACCAGCGCAAAGTGACGTTCAACGAGTTAAAGATGAACGTATGCAAAGTTGCAAATGTGCTAAAAATGCTTGGAGTGCGCAAAGGAGATTGCGTGACCATTTACATGCCCACAATCCCAGAACTGTGCTACTCAATACTTGCGTGTGCTCGACTAGGAGCAGTACACTCTGTAGTCTTTGGTGGCTTCTCAGCCACGTCACTAGCTGAAAGAATTCATGACTCCAATTCACATATC GTGATAACTGCCGATGGAGGATTGAGAGCGACAAAGCATATAAAGACGAAGGATATAATGGACGACGCCTTGACGCGATGTGCGTTTGTGACACACTGTCTGGTCTTCCGCAATATCGGATCAGATGTGAAGATGACGCCAGGGAGAGATCTCTGGATGCACGAAGCCATGGAATCCGTCAGACCCTACTGCCCAGTTGAGACGATGGATAGCGAAGATGTcttattcatattatacACCTCAGGATCCACTGGAAAACCTAAA GGATTAGCGCACACGACGGGAGGATATTTGGTGTATGCATACGCAACCGTTAGGTACATCTTTGATAGCCACGAAGGTGATGTATTTGGATGTATGGCGGACGTCGGATGGATTACAGGCCATACTTACGTGATATATGGACCTCTTTTGAACGGAATAACGACAGTGATGTTCGGTTCCCTTCCGAATTACCCTACACCAGAAAGATACTGGAATATTGTTCAGGAGCATGGGTTAACGCAGTTTTATACTGCACCCACCGCAATTAGAAGTTTAATGAAGTTTGGAGATGATCCACTAAAGGGACACAACTTGAGTAGTTTGAGAGTATTGGGAAGCGTAGGAGAACCAATTAACCCTGAGGCCTGGAAATGGTATTACAATGTGGTAGGAAATGGAAAGGTACCTGTTGTAGACTCCTACTGGCAAACTGAAACTGGAGGGATAATCATATCCCCAATTCCAGGAGTAACCTTCACAAAACCGGGTTCAGCCACTTACCCGTTCTTTGGCATAGAATTGGCAATAATTGACGCAAACACTGGCGAGGAACTGGAAGGAAATAATTGTTCGGGACTTTTGTGCATTAAAAAACCCTGGCCCGGCATGTTTAGGACTATTTTCGGCGACCATTCTCGAATTCACGAGACTTACTTCCCCACAAAATACCCCTATTACTTCACTGGCGACGGAGCCTTCAGGGACAAGCACGGCTATATTTGGATCTCAGGCCGTATTGACGACACCATTAACGTCTCTGGACATAGACTCTGTAGCGCAGAAATCGAGTATGCCTTGACTCAAGTCGACATTGTGTCTGAGGCCGCCGTCGTTGGATACCCACACGCCCTCAAAGGGCAGGGTATCTTCTGCTTCGTCTCCCTGAAGGAGGCGAGTCTCAGACTCCCTAAGGAGGAAGTCATTGGCAGACTAAAGATGAGCATAAGGCATTACGTCGGCCCCTTTGCGACCCCTGATGTCGTTTTAATCACGCCCAACCTTCCTAAAACCAGAAGTGGGAAAATCATGCGCAGGATTCTCAGGAGACTCGCCTCGAAAAAATTCCACGATTTCGGTGACGTTTCCACCCTGGCGAACCCTGAGGTCGTTCACCAACTCATCGAAGACGTTAAGCAAGTCCAATAA
- a CDS encoding lipid-binding/transfer protein, putative (Tap349h10.p1c.C.cand.158 - score = 35.79) — translation MNLVNNMFQVVKDIISSVSIEPNSDTSSSDTSQSSSSSLLDTTDDLNKTEQPKVDKVNADLDIDSLSLNLDSAMRLNNGDFNHVAENIPENNEPNAQQSPRRSLFSRRSTQSPVKRNESIEKTNESPRKSIFSRDSADTLRKTKSCRNEESPRKSMFSRDSPRKAKSSRESTGTPRRLSGRFSKDKPVPAPETLVLMPEEVVDEYLNKFLESIVRRFYEHKPFEEYSKVRDYNFGNSKLELLSKYRGNSNLKEFIVNGEIDVPMENLLALVMEIGNRTIWDDTYLEHEMISFDEATKTDFIYSVSKYPFPLTKRTYVVTRTCYNYGEDCLVILSAATTKFPHPKKLKWATQVDEFESLLVVKNFEPELVDGVKKITRSYMLATYFENPKVLLPNSYLNLIIGQLVPGILSKMVIASKKLNYQDSVDYVKTMKLVPIPK, via the coding sequence ATGAATCTCGTAAATAACATGTTTCAAGTAGTTAAGGATATCATCTCGTCAGTCTCAATCGAGCCAAACTCAGATACTTCCTCTTCGGATACCTCACAATCATCATCCTCGAGTTTGCTCGACACCACtgatgatttaaataaaacagAACAGCCAAAAGTTGATAAAGTTAATGCAGATTTGGACATTGATAGtttaagtttaaatttgGATTCCGCAATGAGGTTGAACAATGGAGACTTTAACCACGTTGCTGAAAACATCCCTGAAAACAACGAACCAAACGCTCAGCAATCACCGAGAAGGTCGCTCTTTTCACGCAGATCCACACAATCTCCAGTCAAACGCAACGAATCTATAGAGAAAACAAATGAAAGTCCTCGGaaatcaattttttcaCGTGATTCAGCTGATACACTCAGGAAAACAAAATCATGCCGAAACGAAGAATCACCCAGAAAGTCCATGTTTTCACGTGACTCGCCAAGAAAAGCTAAATCATCTCGTGAATCTACAGGAACACCAAGAAGGTTAAGTGGTAGATTTTCCAAGGATAAACCAGTGCCAGCCCCGGAGACGCTTGTGTTGATGCCGGAGGAAGTCGTGGACGAGTATTTGAACAAGTTTCTGGAGAGCATAGTTAGACGTTTCTACGAACACAAACCATTTGAGGAGTACAGTAAGGTTCGAGATTACAACTTCGGAAATTCTAAGCTGGAACTCTTGAGCAAGTACAGAGGAAATTCAAATTTGAAGGAGTTTATAGTAAATGGAGAAATTGACGTACCGATGGAAAACCTGCTTGCACTGGTTATGGAAATTGGTAATAGAACTATTTGGGACGACACTTACTTGGAACATGAAATGATCAGCTTTGATGAGGCGACTAAAACCGACTTTATTTACTCAGTGTCAAAGTATCCCTTCCCGCTAACGAAACGTACATATGTAGTTACTAGAACATGCTATAATTATGGAGAGGACTGCCTCGTGATTCTGAGTGCAGCCACAACCAAGTTTCCGCACCCGAAGAAGCTAAAGTGGGCCACACAAGTCGACGAGTTTGAGAGTCTTTTGGTGGTTAAAAACTTCGAACCAGAACTTGTAGACGGTGTAAAGAAAATCACACGCTCATACATGCTTGCAACATACTTCGAAAACCCCAAAGTTTTACTCCCAAACTCTTACCTCAACCTGATCATCGGACAACTGGTGCCTGGAATTCTCTCTAAGATGGTTATCGCATCTAAAAAGTTGAACTACCAAGACTCCGTTGATTATGTAAAAACCATGAAATTAGTGCCAATTCCTAAATAA
- a CDS encoding uncharacterized protein (Tap349h10.p1c.cand.65 - score = 31.55), with amino-acid sequence MDYGILLKLPLDWQVKIRDEMVSKLSLCIEKDHARTVAEETWEYLSQEKFNKKQLTNKLENYLNKHASDFTEWLQDFVQKTVEYYNETHLPSNAKKENLNECNEHTQNNKDNEKKEKVEKLKESRSRIMKNALKDIHNVTSDSGEGSKANNDGAVVNETECKSDAVDGKKKLLDPAEKKTKLLDALDQPLDKLILKEKIAKLQGQSVPLGVKTKSEKFKPSEKFNANENFNAKRKKSVFYKNLTLVNDSSGSSESVETAVNGEEEGVKVVKVPKRCINYPKCEFGEKCRYIHPNNVMCKNWPNCFFGNNCAFLHPSQ; translated from the exons ATGGATTACGgtatattattgaaattgCCTTTGGATTGGCAAGTGAAGATCCGTGACGAGATGGTATCGAAGTTAAGCTTGTGTATTGAGAAGGACCATGCAAGGACAGTAGCGGAGGAAACTTGGGAGTATTTATCACAggaaaaatttaataaaaagcAGCTGACAAATAAacttgaaaattatttaaataaacat gCCTCAGATTTTACAGAATGGCTCCAAGATTTTGTACAAAAAACTGTTGAATACTATAATGAAACACATTTGCCATCGAACGcaaaaaaagaaaatttaaatgagtGTAACGAACACActcaaaataataaagataatgaaaaaaaAGAGAAAGTAGAAAAGTTGAAAG AGTCGAGATCGagaattatgaaaaatgCCCTAAAGGACATACACAACGTCACAAGTGACTCAGGTGAAGGTTCCAAGGCAAATAATGACGGTGCAGTGGTAAACGAGACAGAATGCAAGTCGGATGCAGTGGACGGCAAGAAAAAGCTTTTAGATCCAGCTGAAAAGAAGACGAAGCTCTTGGATGCGTTGGATCAGCCGTTGGATAAACTGATCCTGAAGGAAAAAATCGCAAAATTACAAGGACAAAGTGTGCCGTTGGGAGTAAAGACGAAGAGCGAGAAGTTTAAACCTAGTGAGAAGTTTAACgcaaatgaaaattttaacgctaaaagaaaaaaaagCGTATTCTATAAAAATCTGACACTGGTAAACGATTCCTCAGGGAGTTCTGAATCAGTGGAAACAGCAGTTAACGGAGAAGAGGAAGGTGTGAAAGTGGTGAAGGTGCCCAAGAGGTGCATTAATTACCCCAAATGCGAGTTTGGAGAAAAGTGCAGATATATTCACCCGAACAATGTGATGTGCAAAAACTGGCCCAACTGTTTCTTCGGAAATAATTGCGCCTTTTTACATCCCAGTCAGTAA
- a CDS encoding importin beta/transportin, putative (Tap349h10.p1c.cand.64 - score = 52.99) produces MPLDRALYSQLLEILTLSEKGDTETQKYVHESLASFQNNRADVPLYYLEASLSGPTFHTKQMALLLLKNSVLQNWNKTDPAIQSVIKNEIINIVNLREVKLRNAVASCYVSIFNVQGYDQWPTGLYNLLSIISNSASTVGSEEVDEVVETAVVTLVMILEDTISNGAMTPNYLNYLKSDFIVKLFQITSKSPALTEITSRILLTLLDSNVILEYLVSDLFGQFWNLLGVMATLDNYNVKKCVLKAMHNLWDLVPMSILQSSDALFPFISKLCSDDAYTIQIDALDFYTHILQSQLYTSSNNQIRCLLLGKMANEFGTLLKTLVDNTKYSSWDYMSMDRTHLEDDNANIPDDMQDVPIKTREDEETNTWGNTWTVRKGSALLLDTISQLYAQSNPEVIKILLSYIQEKLDSTDWELKESGVLTLGAISKGSLYTLYPYLPKVIDYLIVVATDPKPLLRIISCWCLSRFVEWMFLPNNTNTYLSKTLSVILRGMLDRNKRVQESACSSFTSFEECGTTLLLPYAGQILHVILSCIELYQSRNFMILYDVIGTLYQSLGESITQQAEHNQLIDVLLNRLEIVGLGDVQYIGLIECLSSIISVLGSKLPQFFVQKITKHCVSSLCELVGDITELEYFYQSVQVLTDTISILLTSTQGSVNCNEACNVINGLRISNGIDLVIVINELCSSKISVILQSCIALMGDLSNSSIQLNQDSLKVLVDNVQNYINNIQSCPNPNEQSSINSSSTNVQSRLNSINSREESDEYYGVVNNCVWVFGVLCDNQLGIYNSSNIDLVFLLVVKVINLCSNNFCILQNCCVTLGKFSNHFPNVAIKYLNSFLNPLCKHLIHSKNDKEKFNTTLSISNLILLHLQSNNTQSVNSLGNVIKIGKEELETCNVLLLFKLYISCTKGTLDNFGDSFGTNSDLIQVCVNLIKSLLYQHPKLVQLIDPDTKNQLNSLTSLT; encoded by the exons ATGCCATTGGATCGTGCGTTATACAGTCAATTATTGGAAATATTGACGTTGTCAGAGAAGGGAGATACGGAGACGCAGAAGTATGTGCACGAAAGTCTAGCATCATTTCAAAATAACAGAGCAGATGTACCGCTGTATTACCTAGAGGCGTCGTTGTCAGGCCCAACGTTCCACACCAAGCAGATGGCACTGCTGCTGCTAAAAAACAGCGTGCTTCAGAACTGGAATAAAACTGACCCGGCGATCCAGTCAGTGATAAagaatgaaataattaacattGTTAATTTGAGAGAAGTAAAGTTGAGGAACGCAGTAGCCTCCTGCTATGTCTCCATTTTCAATGTCCAAGGCTACGATCAGTGGCCAACAGGACTATACAACTTACTGTCaataattagtaatagTGCTAGCACAGTTGGAAGTGAGGAGGTGGATGAAGTGGTTGAAACGGCAGTAGTAACTTTAGTGATGATTTTGGAGGACACAATAAGTAATGGAGCAATGACaccaaattatttaaattatctgAAATCAGATTTCATCGTCAAGTTATTCCAAATCACGTCTAAATCACCGGCACTAACCGAGATAACGTCCAGAATACTGTTGACACTATTAGATTCGAATGTAATATTAGAGTATTTGGTGAGTGATTTGTTTGGCCAGTTTTGGAACCTTCTGGGAGTCATGGCAACACTGGACAACTATAACGTAAAAAAGTGCGTACTCAAAGCAATGCATAACCTCTGGGACCTCGTGCCAATGTCAATTCTGCAGTCCTCAGACGCACTATTCCCCTTCATCAGCAAACTCTGCTCAGATGACGCATATACAATTCAAATTGATGCTCTGGATTTTTATACGCATATTTTACAGTCGCAATTGTATACCAGCTCAAATAACC AGATAAGATGCTTGTTGTTGGGGAAGATGGCAAACGAGTTTGGAACCTTGTTGAAGACTTTGGTGGATAACACGAAGTATTCGTCGTGGGACTACATGTCAATGGATAGAACACACTTGGAAGATGACAACGCGAATATCCCAGACGATATGCAAGACGTGCCAATAAAGACGAGAGAAGATGAGGAGACAAATACATGGGGGAATACCTGGACAGTAAGGAAAGGGTCCGCACTGTTGCTAGACACGATTTCACAATTGTACGCACAAAGTAACCCAGaagtaataaaaatattactaTCATATATACAAGAGAAACTTGATAGCACAGACTGGGAACTTAAGGAGTCTGGAGTGTTGACTCTGGGAGCGATTTCCAAGGGCTCACTGTACACGCTTTACCCCTACTTACCAAAGGTAATTGACTATTTAATAGTTGTCGCAACTGACCCAAAGCCGTTGCTGAGGATAATTTCATGCTGGTGCCTGTCCAGGTTCGTGGAGTGGATGTTTCTACCAAATAACACCAACACGTATTTGAGCAAGACACTGTCAGTTATCCTTAGAGGGATGCTGGACAGGAATAAAAGAGTCCAGGAATCAGCGTGCTCATCATTTACATCGTTTGAGGAGTGTGGAACGACACTTTTATTACCATACGCAGGCCAGATCCTACATGTAATCCTAAGCTGCATAGAGCTGTACCAGTCGCGTAATTTCATGATATTATATGACGTAATCGGAACATTGTATCAAAGTCTAGGAGAATCAATAACCCAACAAGCCGAACATAATCAGTTAATAGATGTTTTACTGAACAGATTAGAGATTGTTGGTTTGGGAGATGTGCAGTACATTGGCCTGATTGAGTGTTTAAGTAGCATCATATCAGTGTTGGGGTCAAAACTACCCCAGTTCTTTGTTCAGAAAATAACTAAACACTGCGTGTCATCACTATGCGAATTAGTGGGCGACATCACTGAACTTGAATACTTCTATCAATCGGTCCAAGTACTAACCGATACAATTTCAATACTTCTGACATCGACTCAAGGCTCAGTTAATTGTAACGAAGCGTGTAATGTTATAAATGGATTAAGAATTAGTAATGGAATTGACTTGGTAATAGTGATAAATGAATTGTGCTCCTCGAAAATCTCTGTCATACTGCAGTCGTGCATAGCGTTGATGGGGGATTTGTCAAATTCCTCAATACAGCTAAATCAAGATTCGCTCAAAGTGTTGGTTGATAATGTGcaaaattacattaataaCATACAATCTTGTCCTAATCCCAATGAACAAAGTTCAATTAACAGTTCCTCAACAAATGTACAAAGTCGACTCAACTCCATCAATTCACGTGAAG AATCCGACGAATACTATGGAGTTGTGAATAATTGTGTGTGGGTATTCGGAGTATTATGCGACAACCAGTTGGGGATATACAATTCCAGCAATATCGACCTGGTGTTCTTGTTAGTGGTCAAGGTTATTAACCTTTGCAGTAATAACTTCTGCATTCTGCAAAACTGCTGTGTCACACTCGGGAAGTTCTCAAACCACTTCCCAAATGTGGCAATCAAGTATCTCAACTCGTTCCTAAACCCGCTCTGCAAGCATCTGATTCATTCTAAAAACGATAAAGAAAAGTTTAACACGACGCTCTCCATCTCGAATTTAATACTCCTGCACCTACAGTCTAACAATACACAGTCAGTAAACAGCTTGGGGAATGTTATAAAAATCGGTAAAGAAGAGTTGGAGACGTGTAACGTGCTTTTATTGTTTAAACTGTACATCTCCTGTACCAAGGGCACTTTGGATAACTTCGGAGACTCCTTTGGAACCAACTCAGACCTCATTCAAGTTTGCGTCAACTTAATCAAGTCACTCCTGTATCAACACCCCAAACTCGTCCAACTCATCGACCCCGACACGAAAAACCAGCTAAACTCACTCACCTCACttacttaa
- a CDS encoding uncharacterized protein (Tap349h10.p1c.C.cand.159 - score = 19.86): MIVKEVEEMDDRIPEFVGEKTQLNYVVTELDDNPAEVNNRVDNKVLDYYIESASEDEFVFNSQRQPTKFKSESFLKTFKTLVDISTEPLLDECYSLSSSGSEDSEDSESFSLIPKLSSLSNKFIKHTTSLFNNSQDNLVDTQLDDDEVGQEGDQVNEEKGKEWNIEGIAKWF; this comes from the coding sequence ATGATAGTGAAGGAAGTTGAAGAAATGGACGACCGGATACCTGAGTTTGTGGGTGAAAAGACCCAGCTAAACTATGTGGTAACGGAGCTGGACGATAATCCAGCTGAGGTTAACAATAGAGTTGATAATAAGGTATTGGATTATTATATTGAGAGTGCATCAGAGGACGAGTTTGTTTTTAACAGCCAAAGGCAGCCGACGAAGTTTAAGTCTGAATCATTCCTCAAAACCTTTAAGACTCTCGTGGACATTTCAACTGAGCCTTTGTTGGACGAGTGCTACTCACTTTCCTCTTCTGGTTCTGAGGATTCCGAAGATTCTGAGTCATTTTCACTCATTCCAAAGCTCTCTTCTTTATCTAACAAGTTCATCAAACACACTACTAGTCTTTTTAACAACTCTCAGGACAACTTGGTCGACACTCAGCttgatgatgatgaagTGGGCCAAGAGGGTGATCAAGTGAATGAGGAGAAAGGTAAGGAATGGAACATTGAAGGAATTGCCAAGTGGTTTTAA
- a CDS encoding uncharacterized protein (Tap349h10.p1c.cand.67 - score = 33.07) yields the protein MEYIIGGTTGLLKEVNTKNRSILRLCSLEDQALDRFITTISWSGGFGYGEDEITVGYESGLVRSYSTLTAGINKEYHLDSKCVYVTVLSSHFHKFTKAIYSKNKNSTLYPNLTIPTDHKQCSKTLLSVTQNGYIYLFDTENCPQTVPNCFADPDNSDTDNTGSCKLPLTKINHPYSIAVFKYKSPLTCACTHSLMKNRLVIAGQNNPPALIDLFSEKVLWVGKYPHETLLGLQSSLDITSLSLLEELGDDIICVGTKDSFVYVYDPNSQKDPIFQFNICDQRSSALSKRALTLPEHDFNTKHRKQLDKAVNENYSSNDRAILKIATNPPFKLLNGSKNSNENDTNNINSNNSVNFEEKLFDNNLEKLFNLSNDFGIELYNYPKKDYCNVYISDNFGTVYYLQFLTNDKLIHWINNKINQNSKNSSTKSVEIMDEKEKLIIAEHLLEARKRLCTSSNNDKRVHYRRNSYNQMVCRILSCYNYHNGSVVDLKCSGDYLVTAGIDRFTKIIHVPTHKLVFQLYSNQKQSSILLRNESIMKKFSHSDFKPLTPQTDNTVDSSDEIPADSEEESDLDESDLDEDDLEDEESDLNSLE from the exons ATGGAATACATAATTGGTGGTACTACTGGTTTATTGAAGGAGGTTAACACCAAAAATCGCAGTATTTTAAGGCTTTGTTCCCTCGAAGATCAAGCCTTAGATAGATTTATCACAACAATTTCCTGGTCTGGAGGTTTCGG ATATGGTGAGGATGAAATAACTGTTGGATATGAGAGCGGATTAGTTCGTAGTTACAGCACCTTAACCGCTGGGATTAATAAGGAATATCATCTGGATTCGAAATGCGTTTACGTGACCGTATTAAGTTCCCATTTCCACAAGTTTACCAAGGCTATTTACAGTAAAAATAAGAACTCAACTTTGTATCCTAATTTGACCATTCCAACCGATCATAAACAATGTAGTAAAACATTATTATCCGTAACACAAAATGGATATATTTACCTATTTGACACTGAGAATTGCCCCCAAACTGTCCCCAATTGTTTTGCCGATCCAGATAATTCTGACACCGATAATACTGGCAGTTGTAAACTCCCATTAACTAAGATAAATCATCCCTATTCCATAGCTGTTTTCAAGTATAAATCACCCCTAACTTGTGCTTGCACTCACAgtttaatgaaaaatcgTCTAGTTATCGCAGGCCAGAATAATCCTCCGGCCCTTATTGACTTGTTCTCTGAAAAAGTGTTATGGGTTGGGAAATATCCACACGAGACGCTTTTAGGCCTTCAAAGCTCACTGGACATAACAAGCCTTTCCCTCCTAGAGGAGCTTGGCGATGACATAATCTGCGTAGGAACGAAAGATTCCTTCGTCTATGTCTATGACCCTAACAGTCAGAAGGATCCGATTTTCCAGTTCAACATCTGCGACCAGCGGAGTTCAGCTCTATCGAAGCGTGCTTTAACTCTTCCTGAGCACGATTTCAACACTAAACATAGGAAACAGTTGGATAAGGCTGTTAATGAGAACTACTCCTCAAATGACCGTGCAATTCTCAAAATTGCAACTAATCCTCCttttaaactattaaatGGTTCTAAAAATAGTAATGAAAATGACACAAACAATATTAACTCTAATAATTCTGTAAATTTCGaggaaaaattatttgataataatttagaaaaattatttaatttgtcAAATGATTTTGGCATTGAGTTGTACAATTATCCTAAGAAAGACTACTGTAATGTGTACATCAGTGACAACTTTGGCACTGTTTATTATCTTCAGTTTCTCACCAATGATAAACTCATTCACTGGattaacaataaaattaaccaaaACTCCAAAAATAGCTCGACAAAGTCCGTGGAAATCATGGACGAAAAGGAGAAACTCATCATTGCAGAACACTTGCTCGAGGCTAGGAAACGTCTTTGCACTTCCAGCAACAACGACAAAAGAGTCCATTACAGACGGAATAGTTACAATCAGATGGTTTGTAGGATATTAAGTTGTTACAATTATCACAACGGGTCGGTTGTGGATTTAAAGTGTTCTGGTGACTATTTGGTTACCGCTGGTATCGATCGCTTCACCAAAATCATCCACGTTCCCACTCACAAGCTCGTCTTCCAACTTTACTCGAATCAAAAGCAGTCCTCCATTCTCCTCAGAAACGAGTCcattatgaaaaaattcAGCCATTCTGATTTCAAACCTCTTACTCCTCAGACTGACAACACAGTTGATAGTAGTGATGAAATTCCTGCTGATTCCGAAGAAGAAAGCGATTTGGATGAAAGTGATTTAGATGAAGACGATTTAGAAGATGAAGAAAGTGATTTAAACAGTTTAGAATAG
- a CDS encoding (Mago nashi homologue) sex determination protein, putative (Tap349h10.p1c.C.cand.157 - score = 11.20), with product MTEEDFYLRYYVGHEGKFGHEFLEFEVDSNGRLRYANNSNYKRDTMIKKEVYLLREVVEEMKRIIVESDIVNEDDNEWPHPDRIGKQELEIKLNGKYYTFTTSKIGSLQEIQSSKDPHGLRIFYYLIQDLKCFVFSMISLHFRVSYNTVHIF from the exons ATGACAGAGGAAGATTTCTACCTGAGATACTA TGTTGGTCACGAAGGCAAATTCGGCCACGAATTTTTGGAATTTGAGGTGGATTCTAACGGAAGATTAAGATATGCAAATAATTCCAATTATAAAAGGGACACCATGATCAAAAAGGAag TTTATTTGTTGAGAGAAGTTGTGGAGGAAATGAAGCGCATAATAGTGGAGTCAGATATAGTAAACGAGGATGATAACGAGTGGCCTCACCCTGACCGAATTGGGAAGCAGGAGCTTGAGATTAAGCTTAACGGGAAGTATTACACCTTTACGACTTCTAAAATTGGGTCCTTGCAGGAAATTCAGTCCTCAAAAGACCCTCACGGACTTCGTATCTTCTATTACCTAATTCAAGACCTCAAGTGCTTTGTATTTTCAATGATTTCTCTACACTTTAGGGTATCTTACAATACAGTTCATATATTCTAA